One Primulina eburnea isolate SZY01 unplaced genomic scaffold, ASM2296580v1 ctg443_ERROPOS1800000, whole genome shotgun sequence genomic window carries:
- the LOC140821160 gene encoding transcription factor bHLH143-like: MERDSGSWFHHRRAHLLSSNRNLSGFPYDIGWLNTEPVLKNPHSVEDFHQTFAPVLNSASKEKLLASTIDFKQKESPILDPAPTEKRFLVFDQSGGKTTLIYSSGFRSHFQCGTCSIPKPITYNDNNVMEGDPRISLHPQRPVANEEHKENNSRDDIAVESEMREDTEELDALLYSDGDSDFSEEDEETSTGHSPSTMTDNGTKDLVEETGEEVDNFAGPNKRQKLLDGFYGATLLKETRSSLKTNEFSGLEGEAESTCRNTNWLGTEGVASLSGTKRKERIQETLSIMQSIFPSLNGKGATGAIDEAIHCLRSLKMKAKALGLDTL, encoded by the coding sequence ATGGAAAGAGACTCCGGATCTTGGTTTCATCATCGGCGTGCACACTTACTCTCGTCCAATCGGAATTTATCCGGCTTTCCATATGATATTGGCTGGCTGAATACTGAGCCAGTTTTGAAGAATCCTCATTCTGTTGAGGATTTTCACCAGACCTTTGCTCCTGTACTGAACTCTGCGTCCAAGGAAAAGTTACTTGCTAGCACTATTGATTTCAAACAAAAAGAAAGCCCTATACTTGACCCTGCCCCAACCGAGAAGAGATTTCTTGTGTTTGATCAATCTGGTGGCAAAACGACCTTGATTTATAGTTCTGGATTCAGGTCTCATTTTCAGTGTGGAACTTGTTCGATCCCTAAACCTATCACTTATAATGATAATAATGTAATGGAGGGAGATCCCAGGATTAGTTTGCATCCTCAGAGGCCAGTTGCTAATGAAGAACACAAAGAAAATAACTCTCGAGATGATATTGCGGTTGAGTCTGAAATGCGTGAAGACACGGAAGAACTGGATGCTTTGCTATATTCAGATGGCGACAGTGATTTTTccgaagaagatgaagaaacaAGCACTGGCCATTCACCTAGTACAATGACTGATAATGGTACTAAGGATTTGGTTGAAGAAACAGGCGAAGAGGTCGATAACTTTGCTGGGCCAAATAAAAGGCAGAAACTTTTGGATGGATTTTATGGTGCGACATTACTAAAGGAGACTCGAAGCTCTTTGAAAACCAATGAATTCTCTGGTTTGGAAGGTGAAGCAGAATCAACTTGTCGCAACACCAATTGGCTAGGTACAGAAGGAGTAGCTTCCTTGTCTGGTACcaaaaggaaagaaagaataCAGGAGACGTTGAGTATTATGCAGAGCATTTTCCCGAGTTTAAATGGTAAAGGCGCAACTGGTGCTATTGATGAAGCAATTCATTGCTTGAGGTCCTTGAAGATGAAAGCCAAGGCGTTAGGACTCGACACTCTCTAA